In Leptolyngbya sp. NIES-2104, the genomic window TCCAAATTTCTGATGTGGTGCTCGTTCCCTATCAGCGCCACATCGGAATGAGCGCCATTTTAGTGCGAGCAGCAGCGGCTCAGAAACCCGTTCTAGCATCAGATTTTGGTGTGATCGGGGAACTGACTCGACGCTATCAGCTAGGACTCACTGTGGATGCGTCCTCGTCAGAGGAAATCGGTCAAGCCATGATGCGGTTCCTGCTAGAGATTCCTGGTGAACTGTGCAATCCTGTGAAGCAAAAGCAATTTGCTGACCACAACACTGCTCAACAGTTCGCGAGTCAAATCTTTCAAGCGTTGTACAACCCTCCTGCTTCACGCGGTTCTCGATCGCTCAATTCACAAGCAGTTGATTCGCCACAACTCAGTAACTCTCGGAGACTATGAATACTGTTACTTCAGCTCAAGAACGATTTGAAGAGATAGTCCTCTTAAAGACCCGGTTTCACAAACTGACCGTTCAGGATTTGATTAGTTGCATTGTTAAATCGGCGCAAATTAACCAGAAAACAGTGGTTGCCAATGTCAACGTACGAGCGATGAACTTTGCTTGCTCTAAGCCTTGGTATCGCCGTTTCATCAATCAGTCTGATTATGTGTTTTGTGATGGGTTCGGAGTCTTGCTGGGTGCAAAGCTGAACGGTTATGATGTATGCTCTTGTCATAGAATGACTTGTCCCGATTACATCGAATCTCTTGCAAAAGCTTGTGAACAGGAAGGCATTTCACTATTCTTATTAGCTGGTAAACCCGGAGTAACCGATCGAGCGATCGACAAACTCAAAGCGATCGCGCCGAATCTAAACATTCAGGGTCATCATGGTTACTTTGCTAAAACAGGCTCAGAAAACGAAGCTGTAATCGAGCAAATTAACCGCTTCAAGCCTGATGTTTTATATGTTGGGTTTGGAATGCCGCTGCAAGAACAGTGGATCGTTGATAATTTCGATCGGGTTGATACGCGAGTATTTCTGCCACTGGGAGCCTGCTTGGATTTTTACACTGGAACGGTCTACCGTGGTCCTCGCTGGCTCACAGACATGGGACTTGAATGGTTAAGCCGACTGATTACCAAGCCTGGACAACTGTGGCAGCGCTATATCTTGGGCAATCCTTTATTTTTATCCCGTGTTCTAATCGAGTCGTGCAAAAAACGTTTAGGTCTAAGCAAGCTCTAGGCTTGATGCTGCTTTGAACCAATAACCCCCTCAATCTACTCATTCTTTCATTCACCGATTCCGTGTTCTTCGATGAGGTTCTTATGCTGAAAACGCAAACTCTGAGTACTGTTAAGGTTGTTCGTGATCCCTATCCTCATATTGTGATCGACAACTTTCTCGATGATGATCTAGCAGAGCAAGTCGAGCACGAATTCCCCCGTCTCGATGAAATGCCTCGCCACTCTCCTGACTATCAATTGCTCGATGGCTGGCACTCGAATCCCCAGGATGCGGTGATTGCGAATCGTCCGGGGTTGAAGCAACTGTTTAAACATCTAGAATCTGCGGAATTTAGAGCGCAGTTGCAGGAAGTGTTTGGAATTGAGCAGCCACTGTACTGTGATCCAGAGTATCAAGGTGCAGGACTGTTAGCAGCGAAGAAAGGTGGAGTGCACAAAATTCACCGCGATCGCAATCGTCACCTGACCACGCACTTCTATCGCCGTTTAACCTTGCTGGTTTACTTCAATGTTGGCTGGAAACCGGGCTACGGTGGAGAAATCAGTTTATGGGACAAAAAGATCCAACGCAGCACTGATCTGCCACCTTTGTTTAATCGCTGTGTAGTGTTTGAGAACACGCGCCACGCTTATCACAGCGTCGCAGATGTGACGATGCCAGAAGGAATGATCCGCAAGGCAGTTAATTTCTACTACTACACTGAAAGACCTGCACCTTCTGAGCGTCATACTCACGTTTACAATACTGAGTTCTTTGCTTCACCAGGAGAGCGGCTGAAGTTTTGGCGATATGTGGCGACGACTCGGTTTCCGGTGCTGTTGATTGATACGACAATTAACCGCAATGAGATCGCTGCTAGATTTCTGCAAAAGACTGGATTAAGAGCATTTTGGCTGCGATCGCTCGCTGCGGTCTTCAAAGTGACTTCGCCTAGAAAGTACAACAAACTTTTGAAATCTGACCGCTGGAATTTATTCCAGAAGCCGAATCCTAAGTTGATTCAGTATTGGAAAGACCATAACCGAGCTTAGAGGGCGTTTGAAAAGTATCGTTGATCGCGCTCACCCGCCCCGGAATAGAATTTCGGGCTGACTGTGCGAAGTCCACTAAAGGGGACTAAAAGCCCATCGATTAACTCTTCAGTCCTTTTCAAAGGACTTCGCACCGATAGCCCCGAATTCCATTCCGGGGCGAATCCGAACGAAGCGAGGAAACTCTTATCCTTTTCAAACATCCTCTTAGGCTAGGTGAAATCGATCGACGAATCACAAGCTCAAAATTCGTCGATCGACCATTGTTGGGTCAGCTACAGAAGAGCACCGAATTCTGGTTCATTCAATCAGGAGACAAACGATGAAACTGTCAAGAAGACAAACATTGCAGCTTGGTTTCGGTGCGTTTCTGGGTGCAGGTTGCGCTCATGACATGAGTCAAGTCACAGGTTTAGCCCTTAGCGAACCCCCTAAAGATTTTCCCGTCAAAGGACAGCTCAGCTTAAAACAACGTGCAGCCGCAAAAGGCATCATCTTCGGGGCAGCAGGCAACTATCAAGCGCTGACTCAAGACACAGACTATGCTCAAGTGTTTGCTGAAAATTGTGGCATGTTAGTGCCCGAAAATGAATTGAAATGGGCAGCATTGCGACCTTCACCCGATCGCTTTGACTTCACGAGCAGCGATTGGTTAGCGCAATTTGCAAAACAGCACGGAATGTTATTTCGAGGACATACCCTCGTCTGGAATCAATCCAATCCGGAATGGTTGAAAGACACCACAGCCCAGAACGCGGAGCAAGTGTTGATCAAGCACATCGATACGGTCGTGAAACACTATGCAGGGCGAATTCATTCTTGGGATGTGGTAAACGAAGCGATCGCAGCAGACTGGAGCAAGCGAGACGACAGACTTCACTTCACGACTCAATGGTTCAAGCTACTCGATAAAAACTACATCGATATTGCCTTTAAAGCAGCAGGGGCGGCTGATCCCAATGCCATGTTGGTCTACAACGATGGCTATCTCAATTATGATACTCCTCACGATAATGAAGCGAGAGCCGCAGTTCTCAAATTGCTGGAATGGCTGAAATCTCGGAATGCGCCGATTCACGCTTTGGGAGTTCAGGGACATTTAGATGCAGCAGACAAGCGATTTAATCAGAAAAAATTCAGAGATTTTCTCAGCGAAGTGGCAGGAATGGGACTGAAGATTCTGCTCACGGAATTAGATGTCAGCGATCGCTATCTTCCCGCTGATCTTGAAGTGCGCGATCGTGCAGTTGCTCAAACGTATGAGGAATATCTTTCGGTTGCGCTGGATGAACGAGCAGTGATTGCAGTTCTCACTTGGGGAATGAGCGATCGCTATACGTGGCTCACAAACTATAGTCCACGTTCTGATAAGTTGCCTGTGCGCGTCCTGCCGTATGGCGCAGATTTACGGCGAAAATTAGCGTGGAATGCGATCGCTCGTGCGTTTGATGCGGCTCCTAAGCGTTAGACCGAGACGAGACTAGGAGCAGGTTGAACTTCAGTGAAGGGTTCAACCGCGACGGGTTGCTTAACAGGTTCGATCGCAGGTGCAAAATGTTCGTCGATTAGCGTCGGAACATCTTTTGGATCGAGTTTAGTGTAGCGAGTTTTCCCCGGCATGAAGACAACAGGAACTTTACCACACGCTTTCATACAGCCTGTTCCTTTGACTTGAATCTGATCGTCGAGTCCGCGATCGCTCAGTGCCGTCTCGATCGCTTTGCAGACTGCTTTTCCGCCCCGCTTCATGCAGCTTGATTTCTGACACATCAGGATCGCTTCTTTCCCAGCCTTTTGAGGTTTTGTGGAACTGGGAGCGACGGAGGCTTCGAGCGCTGAAATCGAAGTCGGTTGAATCCAGTAGGCTTTGAATTTTAGCGTGTTCGTTTTGCGATCGAACTTTTGCCAGCCACCGACTTGAATTTGTTCTCCGGGAAGCAAGGTTTGCTGTAGGGAAGCCTTCGCTTGTTTCGTCATTTTGATGGAAAACTCACCGTCTGAAGTCACGATTAAAAGGCGCTTGATCTTGTAGCCCTCTTTGAAGACGTAACCGAGAAACTGACCGGAGAAGCGAAATTCGCCAGATTGGTGATCCTGCGTCATGGTTTGATCTAAAACGACAACTGGGTTATTGCTAAAGATATTCAATAACCTCTGAAAACTAACATACTCGAACTTGATCCCTTTTGCAAATACTTCTCATTAAAAAAGTTACGATACTCCGTAAAAAATCCCCGCCCCGATCGCTCAAGACGGAGATAACCACGATTTAAATCTTTCTTAAACTCGAACTTCCACAGCCGCTTTACTCGGTTCCAACGGCAAGAACAACGTAAACACTTCACCCTGTTCTGGGCGCTGTCGGACAATTAACTTACCGCCTAGAGCCTGAAAAATATTCTTAGTAACATTCAGGTTCAGGCTCAAGCTGCCTGTTTCCGGTTGGAACATCAAGACTTGTCCTAGGGATTTCAAGAGCGGCATTCGGTGAGCACGATCGACATCTTCTTGTGCCTGCGGTTGAAGCTGTAATTTCAATTGATGTCCGGCAAGCGACACTTCTACCTGAATCGAGCCGCCAGAGGGTAAACTTCTTGCCGATCGTTCGATCAAACTCGTTAACGCTTGATCCAACATCGTCGGATCGCTCATTACTGACGGAATGTGCTGCGGCAAAATCACATCAAGCGTAAGATTGCGCTGATTGGCTTGTTTCTGCCAGCGAGGAATGCTCTGCTCTAACACTTCCTCTAGCGAAGTGGTCGCAAGAGCGGAAACCTTCGTAGCAGAAGTCTCAAGTTCGACCGCATGGAAAATCAGGTTAAAGCGATCGATCTGTTCGCTGCATTCTCGATCGATGATTTCCAACCGCTTCACCACATCTGCTGGCAAGTCTTTTCGCCGCAAGAGTAGCCGCGTCAATGTCCGAATCGTCGTTAATGGCGTACGAACTTCGTGCGAAATCGCTTGAAGTAATTCCACATCTGCACCCGCCAACACATCAGAGGCTGGGGTTTGTAGCGGACGGGGGTCGCGAATTCTGCGCTTTTCGGGTTCTGCGATCGGGTCGGGCAAATAACTCAAAAGTGCATGAGTGAACTGAGACACCAACTTGTATTTGGGTTCGACAGGCTGGAAAGTTTTGTAGAGTTGATCGATCGCTGGAAGTTGAGCGGGATTCATCAAGACCACCCGCAATCTGAGGTTTTGCCAAGCGCGATCGACAACTTCGGGATCAAAGGAAAACAGAAACGTGGGATCACCAGAAGCGTTCTCACCTTGCACCATCAAGACACTGAATTCGCGAGTCAACGCCAGACAGAATGGCTCAGACGCGAGGGGATCACCGGGGAGTAATGTCAGAGTTTTTTCGGTTTCACACATTGCGGTAGCGCCGTCAGCGGATGGCAACTGGAAGGGAAAGCCCGCAAACATCGAATTGGGCGTGAAGAGCCAGGAAGAAATATTGGGAAGATCTTCGGGATTGCTGAGAACGGGCAGGGGAGCAGAGAAAATGGCTCCACCGTCAGAAGTGGATTGTAGAAGTGCTTCGAGAGCAGCGATCGCGCCAAACCATTCTCGCTCACTTCGCAACTGGCGAGCGGCAACGGAAATGGGCGTTTGCGTTTCTAGAATCGTCAGAGTTTCACCACTGGCGACGAGAATTTCACTTAAGGTTGGGAAGATCCACTCAGACATAACACGACTATCACTGCGACTTACTTAGAGCGTATCGATTTTCTGGAAATAAGGAAGATCGTAGAACCGTACCGTATGAGAGGCAATCTCCGAAGACGGTGGATTTTGAGATTTCGGATTAGGCTAGAGATACCCCCTGATCTTGTATTTCGCTCATGGATTGGCAAGAAATTTCTGGCAATTGGGTGCTTGTGCCCGATCGACCGATCGCAATTATTCATTTTCTCGGTGGTGCGTTTGTCGCCACTGCTCCACAATTAACGTACCGCCGTTTGTTAGAGTTTCTCGGTGATCAAGGCTACTTAATTGTGGCTACGCCGTTTGTTAATACCTTTGATCATATAGAAATTGCTAAATCGGTGCTGATGAGTTTTGACAGAGCGTTAAGAGGAATTCGCTCTCAGCTTTCAGTTCAATACCTGCCGATCTATGGAATGGGACATAGTATGGGCTGCAAACTGCATTTATTAATCGGCAGTTTATTCGCAGTTGAACGAGCGGGAAACATTTTCATCTCGTTCAACAATTACGCGGCGAAAGAAGCGGTTCCATTTGTTGAGCAATTTTCGCAATTCCTCAAGCCGCAGGGATTTTCAGTTGAGTTCACGCCTTCTCCGAGTGAAACCAAGGAGTTGATTCGCGATCGCTATTCAGTCCGACGAAACCTGATTATCAAATTCGCAGATGATTCGATCGATCAATCGCTTCCTTTGGCGCAACTTCTTGAAGATATCTATCCGGGGATGATTACCACGCATCGATTAAAGGGAACGCACGTAACGCCGCTGGGTCCCGATATGAAGTGGCAAGTGGGATCATCGTTTACGCCGATTGACGCGATCGGGCAATGGATGAGACAAGAGATTTATCGAGAGTTGCGGCAGTTGGAGAAAACGATTTTGCGCTGGCTGAATCCAATGGAGTGATGAACCATCCGCGATCGCGGATGGTTCATGTCTTTACTTAAGAAGCAAACTCGATTTGTGCGATCGCTTTCCTTGCCAACTTCGCCAAAAACAGTCCGGACGATTGCCCTGTACGGATACCTTCTCTAATAGTCCTACGAAGAAGCTTTATGACACCAGCGATATATCCTAGCTGTCTCTGCTGCAACGTATTCCCAGCTCCACTGTTGAGCTTTTTCTAAATTCGATTTACCCATCTTAGGCAGCGCTGCCTGTCGTTCTACGGCTAGCTTCATCGCTTGAGGTAATCCATCCTTATCTTCTGGGTCATAAAGAAACGCACCAGATTCATCTAAGACATCACTAAAGTAACCCATTCTCGGAGCGATACAAGCTTTACCAAAAGACATACCAAGCAAGGTCACTCCAGAGGTTGTAAAGACCTTGTAGGGAACCATAAAACAATCACAAGCGTTCATGTAGATTTGAACGTCATCATCATCAATGGGTTTAGGAGTAAACAGAATGTTATCGTAACCCTTGATCTGATGGCGAATGACTTCTTCGATATCATCTTCAGCCGGAAAGCCTGCAATCAGGAGGGATGCAGTATTCTTAGGAAGTTGCTTGAAAGCTTCGATCGCTTCCAAAGTCCCCTTTGAGCGAAAGATATTGCCAAATAGCAAGAAAACCACGTGCTCTTGGGGAGCAGCTAATAATTGGCGTGCATGAGCTTGGTCACAGTCATTCTTATAAACATCGATATAGTGCCCATGCGGTACAACAAAAACTTTGCGTTTGTTCTTAATTTTAAGATCTCTAATAATGGCATCCTTCGTCGTTTGACAGTGAGCAATAATCCCATCAAACAATCGACCAAAGGTCACACTCCAAGAAGGATAAATTTCGCCCCACTTACCTTGATATTTATCTGACCATTCATGAACTGTCCAAACAATTTTTGTGCCTGCTAATTTCAAGATCAGAATTTGGATTACAAAAATAAAGAACTTAATCCAACGTTTGAATGAACTGGAGCTAAGGAAGAAAAAATGAATATGATGTAGATGTAAAACTTCAGGCTTAACTTTTCCCCAGAATTTGGGCAGGAAAATAGAGGTCGGGAAATAATCTACGACTCTAAATCCCTCATACTCCAGATTATCAATCAACAAATTACGATAGGGATTGTTACCTAAATCTGATAAAAAAACAACGTTTGGATTCTTCATGAACAGGCAAGATTAATTCTAACTTTGAACATTTAGAGGAAGGCAGAAAGGAACTCACTGAACGAGAAACCTTCGATTTTGTAAGGAAATTTGAACAGCGAGTTCAGCACTTTGCATCAAAGCAGATTCACACTACTTTATCGATTCAAAACGATCTCACGATAACTGCCAGACCTCACAAGTTTGCCTCCTTCTAACACATAGATTTGATCGCAATGTTCAACTGTCGAAAGGCGGTGAGCAATAATAATTAGCGTCTTAATACCAGACAAGTGTTGGATTGATTCAGATACTAATTTCTCAGTTTCATTATCGAGTGCAGCAGTCGCCTCATCAAGAATCAGAATTTCGCTGTCGTGATATAGCGCTCTTGCAATACCAATCCGTTGACGTTGACCACCCGATAATCGCACTCCTCGCTCACCAACAAAAGTTTCTAGTCCATCAGGTAAATGGTCAATTAAATCAG contains:
- a CDS encoding 2OG-Fe(II) oxygenase; translated protein: MLKTQTLSTVKVVRDPYPHIVIDNFLDDDLAEQVEHEFPRLDEMPRHSPDYQLLDGWHSNPQDAVIANRPGLKQLFKHLESAEFRAQLQEVFGIEQPLYCDPEYQGAGLLAAKKGGVHKIHRDRNRHLTTHFYRRLTLLVYFNVGWKPGYGGEISLWDKKIQRSTDLPPLFNRCVVFENTRHAYHSVADVTMPEGMIRKAVNFYYYTERPAPSERHTHVYNTEFFASPGERLKFWRYVATTRFPVLLIDTTINRNEIAARFLQKTGLRAFWLRSLAAVFKVTSPRKYNKLLKSDRWNLFQKPNPKLIQYWKDHNRA
- a CDS encoding glycosyltransferase, whose amino-acid sequence is MTQFGFVPDEAIHPYFQISDVVLVPYQRHIGMSAILVRAAAAQKPVLASDFGVIGELTRRYQLGLTVDASSSEEIGQAMMRFLLEIPGELCNPVKQKQFADHNTAQQFASQIFQALYNPPASRGSRSLNSQAVDSPQLSNSRRL
- a CDS encoding ferredoxin, producing MTQDHQSGEFRFSGQFLGYVFKEGYKIKRLLIVTSDGEFSIKMTKQAKASLQQTLLPGEQIQVGGWQKFDRKTNTLKFKAYWIQPTSISALEASVAPSSTKPQKAGKEAILMCQKSSCMKRGGKAVCKAIETALSDRGLDDQIQVKGTGCMKACGKVPVVFMPGKTRYTKLDPKDVPTLIDEHFAPAIEPVKQPVAVEPFTEVQPAPSLVSV
- a CDS encoding glycosyltransferase family 4 protein, which translates into the protein MKNPNVVFLSDLGNNPYRNLLIDNLEYEGFRVVDYFPTSIFLPKFWGKVKPEVLHLHHIHFFFLSSSSFKRWIKFFIFVIQILILKLAGTKIVWTVHEWSDKYQGKWGEIYPSWSVTFGRLFDGIIAHCQTTKDAIIRDLKIKNKRKVFVVPHGHYIDVYKNDCDQAHARQLLAAPQEHVVFLLFGNIFRSKGTLEAIEAFKQLPKNTASLLIAGFPAEDDIEEVIRHQIKGYDNILFTPKPIDDDDVQIYMNACDCFMVPYKVFTTSGVTLLGMSFGKACIAPRMGYFSDVLDESGAFLYDPEDKDGLPQAMKLAVERQAALPKMGKSNLEKAQQWSWEYVAAETARIYRWCHKASS
- a CDS encoding sensor histidine kinase KdpD; translated protein: MSEWIFPTLSEILVASGETLTILETQTPISVAARQLRSEREWFGAIAALEALLQSTSDGGAIFSAPLPVLSNPEDLPNISSWLFTPNSMFAGFPFQLPSADGATAMCETEKTLTLLPGDPLASEPFCLALTREFSVLMVQGENASGDPTFLFSFDPEVVDRAWQNLRLRVVLMNPAQLPAIDQLYKTFQPVEPKYKLVSQFTHALLSYLPDPIAEPEKRRIRDPRPLQTPASDVLAGADVELLQAISHEVRTPLTTIRTLTRLLLRRKDLPADVVKRLEIIDRECSEQIDRFNLIFHAVELETSATKVSALATTSLEEVLEQSIPRWQKQANQRNLTLDVILPQHIPSVMSDPTMLDQALTSLIERSARSLPSGGSIQVEVSLAGHQLKLQLQPQAQEDVDRAHRMPLLKSLGQVLMFQPETGSLSLNLNVTKNIFQALGGKLIVRQRPEQGEVFTLFLPLEPSKAAVEVRV
- a CDS encoding endo-1,4-beta-xylanase, which encodes MKLSRRQTLQLGFGAFLGAGCAHDMSQVTGLALSEPPKDFPVKGQLSLKQRAAAKGIIFGAAGNYQALTQDTDYAQVFAENCGMLVPENELKWAALRPSPDRFDFTSSDWLAQFAKQHGMLFRGHTLVWNQSNPEWLKDTTAQNAEQVLIKHIDTVVKHYAGRIHSWDVVNEAIAADWSKRDDRLHFTTQWFKLLDKNYIDIAFKAAGAADPNAMLVYNDGYLNYDTPHDNEARAAVLKLLEWLKSRNAPIHALGVQGHLDAADKRFNQKKFRDFLSEVAGMGLKILLTELDVSDRYLPADLEVRDRAVAQTYEEYLSVALDERAVIAVLTWGMSDRYTWLTNYSPRSDKLPVRVLPYGADLRRKLAWNAIARAFDAAPKR
- a CDS encoding WecB/TagA/CpsF family glycosyltransferase; translation: MNTVTSAQERFEEIVLLKTRFHKLTVQDLISCIVKSAQINQKTVVANVNVRAMNFACSKPWYRRFINQSDYVFCDGFGVLLGAKLNGYDVCSCHRMTCPDYIESLAKACEQEGISLFLLAGKPGVTDRAIDKLKAIAPNLNIQGHHGYFAKTGSENEAVIEQINRFKPDVLYVGFGMPLQEQWIVDNFDRVDTRVFLPLGACLDFYTGTVYRGPRWLTDMGLEWLSRLITKPGQLWQRYILGNPLFLSRVLIESCKKRLGLSKL
- a CDS encoding DUF1350 family protein gives rise to the protein MDWQEISGNWVLVPDRPIAIIHFLGGAFVATAPQLTYRRLLEFLGDQGYLIVATPFVNTFDHIEIAKSVLMSFDRALRGIRSQLSVQYLPIYGMGHSMGCKLHLLIGSLFAVERAGNIFISFNNYAAKEAVPFVEQFSQFLKPQGFSVEFTPSPSETKELIRDRYSVRRNLIIKFADDSIDQSLPLAQLLEDIYPGMITTHRLKGTHVTPLGPDMKWQVGSSFTPIDAIGQWMRQEIYRELRQLEKTILRWLNPME